The following nucleotide sequence is from Bacillota bacterium.
GGTTTCGTCTTCAGTGACCACGTATCTTTGTCTGTCATCCACCCTGTCCCCCTTTTGTTTCGTCAGTCGATCCAGCTTACTGCCACCTTGTCCTTTGCTAAGCCATAGAAATCGGCGAGGAAGGTGGCAATACTCTCTATGTTGACTTGCTCTCGTTGCTGCTTATCCGCCTGGAGTACAACTGTCAGTGAACGCAACTGCCCAAAATCGACCCCATTGGCGCGATCTGCAACGTCAACCGTTACCGCCGCTCTCACTGTCTCGTCTTGAGATCTCAGCAGCCACAACACCTGCTGTTCGATATTGGTCCGATATTGGGTTAGAACTTGTTGTAATTGCTGCTTTTCCAAATCTTTTCCTCGAGCTAAGACTTCATCGGTCTCT
It contains:
- a CDS encoding stage III sporulation protein AF; the encoded protein is MVWLQDWVRTIIILVFFAGFLELLLPSGNMKPMVQVLVGLFVLILLLGPVSALVDQIQNQTEPGLPRIAEAETDEVLARGKDLEKQQLQQVLTQYRTNIEQQVLWLLRSQDETVRAAVTVDVADRANGVDFGQLRSLTVVLQADKQQREQVNIESIATFLADFYGLAKDKVAVSWID